From Glycine soja cultivar W05 chromosome 4, ASM419377v2, whole genome shotgun sequence, the proteins below share one genomic window:
- the LOC114410680 gene encoding uncharacterized protein LOC114410680 — MATSTYVDLDEKGKSVNESRYRGMVGSLLYLTASRSDILLSVCLCARYQDNPKKSHLTGVKRITKYPKGTTNVGFWYPKGTSLNLTGFSDSDFAKCKLDRKSTSGTCHLLGSSLVSWN; from the coding sequence ATGGCAACTTCAACCTACGTTGACCTAGATGAGAAAGGTAAATCAGTGAATGAGTCAAGATATAGAGGTATGGTTGGTTCACTTCTTTACTTAACTGCAAGTAGATCAGATATCCTGCTTAGTGTTTGCTTGTGTGCAAGGTATCAGGATAATCCTAAGAAATCTCACTTAACAGGTGTCAAAAGGATTACTAAGTACCCAAAGGGCACAACCAATGTTGGCTTTTGGTATCCCAAAGGTACCTCCTTAAATCTAACAGGCTTTtcagattctgattttgcaaaATGCAAACTAGATAGGAAAAGCACAAGTGGGACATGCCACTTGTTGGGAAGCTCTCTTGTATCTTGGAATTGA